A stretch of Methanosphaerula palustris E1-9c DNA encodes these proteins:
- a CDS encoding winged helix-turn-helix transcriptional regulator — MLIVPFVSAQEYIVQSGYDSPVTPDAESRVPVPVPFYALPLWVILAQLVLVPYELLLTIKFWAYLGIRRISSANVLDQEVRAQIYDHIKKNPGIHLRGLAGEMEMKMGTLRYHLNILRITHKIAVSEDVASVRFYENSGTYSLEEQHILKYLRNETTRKILSVLIDRPMVTRQEIADAVGVSGPSVSWHMKRLEDDNIITTRREGRVTAYEIPVPVARYISRQIQTPVRANG; from the coding sequence ATGCTGATTGTGCCCTTCGTCTCTGCCCAGGAATATATCGTGCAGTCGGGGTACGACAGCCCGGTGACGCCGGATGCTGAATCCCGGGTTCCGGTCCCGGTTCCATTCTATGCCTTGCCTCTCTGGGTGATACTCGCCCAGCTGGTGCTTGTCCCTTATGAACTCCTGTTAACGATAAAATTCTGGGCATATCTGGGGATTCGGCGGATCTCGAGCGCCAATGTCCTCGACCAGGAGGTTCGGGCACAGATCTACGATCATATCAAAAAGAACCCGGGGATTCATCTCAGAGGACTTGCCGGCGAGATGGAGATGAAGATGGGGACACTGCGGTATCACCTGAATATCCTGCGGATCACGCATAAAATCGCAGTCAGCGAGGATGTCGCTTCGGTCAGGTTCTATGAGAATAGCGGAACTTATAGTCTGGAGGAGCAGCACATCCTCAAATACCTCCGTAACGAGACGACTCGGAAGATCCTGTCCGTCCTCATCGACCGGCCGATGGTGACCAGGCAGGAGATTGCCGATGCTGTCGGTGTCTCCGGGCCGTCCGTCTCATGGCATATGAAGAGGCTCGAGGATGACAACATCATCACAACCCGGCGCGAGGGGAGAGTCACCGCGTACGAGATCCCGGTCCCTGTCGCCCGGTATATCAGCCGGCAGATCCAGACGCCGGTAAGGGCGAACGGATAG
- a CDS encoding ABC transporter permease: protein MTGNRLFTIAQKEFFDHIRSRKFLLIFGILLVVAIVGMIGGISEYNKTLDQYNKGQSTISSDIGGEMTEKPSILGVFSSVATYLVFVGGVLGIAMGFDLVSKEKESKSLKILLSHPVYRDEVINGKALGGIVALGCALGVVLFIALATLLVYGIIPDGNELVLIAVFGGVSFLLIFSYFAIALFMSTTMDESGSSLIYTIIIFIVLSVLVPTLANDTVMENVIGSQPELPQELLDQMQISPNSTGSSTATVVVSSPVNTGNSDAWKKYTDRMQVYSEKRQMIHDTLALFSPTMNYEAITSSITYRTSNTEMIGRSTNSVTSFSTTKTASAGVEDILGKIIANIIALLLFPAVFFGLAYMRFMRMDVR, encoded by the coding sequence ATGACGGGAAACAGACTTTTCACCATCGCACAGAAGGAGTTCTTCGACCACATCAGAAGCCGCAAATTCCTCTTAATCTTCGGGATCCTCCTTGTCGTTGCCATTGTCGGCATGATCGGAGGGATCTCCGAGTATAACAAGACCCTCGATCAGTATAACAAAGGCCAGTCCACCATCTCTTCGGATATCGGCGGGGAGATGACAGAGAAACCATCCATCCTCGGGGTTTTCTCCTCGGTCGCCACGTACCTCGTATTTGTCGGAGGCGTGCTTGGGATCGCCATGGGGTTCGACCTCGTCTCCAAGGAGAAGGAGAGCAAGTCGCTGAAGATCCTCCTCTCCCATCCGGTATATCGCGATGAGGTGATCAACGGCAAGGCACTGGGCGGGATCGTCGCCCTCGGGTGTGCGCTCGGGGTGGTGCTCTTCATCGCCCTTGCAACCCTGCTGGTGTACGGCATCATCCCGGACGGGAACGAACTCGTCCTGATCGCCGTGTTTGGCGGGGTCTCGTTCCTGTTGATCTTCTCATACTTCGCCATCGCCCTCTTCATGTCAACGACCATGGACGAGAGCGGGTCGTCACTCATCTACACCATCATCATCTTCATCGTACTGTCAGTCCTCGTCCCGACGCTGGCCAACGACACGGTGATGGAGAACGTGATCGGCAGCCAGCCTGAACTCCCACAGGAACTCCTCGACCAGATGCAGATCTCACCCAATTCCACCGGTTCATCGACGGCCACAGTTGTCGTGAGTAGCCCGGTCAATACCGGCAACAGCGATGCCTGGAAAAAATACACTGATCGTATGCAGGTCTACTCTGAGAAGCGCCAGATGATACACGACACGCTCGCCCTCTTCTCTCCTACCATGAATTATGAAGCAATCACTTCGTCCATCACCTACCGGACCTCCAACACCGAGATGATAGGGAGATCGACCAATAGCGTCACCTCATTCAGCACCACCAAGACGGCGTCTGCCGGTGTCGAGGATATCCTGGGAAAGATCATCGCCAATATTATAGCCCTCCTCCTCTTCCCTGCAGTGTTCTTCGGTCTTGCCTACATGCGGTTCATGCGGATGGATGTGCGATGA
- a CDS encoding ABC transporter ATP-binding protein, producing MIQLEHLSKEYHGVRAVDDLTIAIPDGEIFGLLGPNGAGKSTAILMLVGLIEPTAGRCLVNGLDVARDPITVKQQIGYMPEDVGFYPTLSAEENLTYFGRLYGMDSRTCAKRCSDLLPLVGLEGVTKHVSGYSKGMRQRLGLAKALLNEPSVIILDEPTANLDPQGVADYRRIIRDVAREGKTVIVSSHILEEVSRVSTSIGILSAGKLVAQGSWQDLARDLSDRSASQITIRVETLDPIPEFHHTDLISMNYDHDRCTAVLIARSDIRDDLAGHLAQNGVRLRGLSREGLSLEETFLSYYRMAE from the coding sequence ATGATACAACTCGAACATCTCTCAAAAGAATATCACGGCGTCCGGGCGGTCGACGATCTGACCATCGCAATCCCGGATGGAGAAATATTCGGCCTGCTCGGCCCCAACGGCGCCGGGAAGAGTACAGCGATCCTGATGCTGGTAGGCCTTATCGAACCGACCGCCGGCCGCTGCCTGGTGAACGGGCTGGACGTTGCCCGCGACCCGATCACCGTCAAGCAGCAGATCGGGTACATGCCGGAAGACGTGGGGTTCTACCCGACGCTCAGCGCTGAAGAGAACCTCACCTATTTCGGCAGACTGTACGGGATGGATTCCCGCACCTGTGCGAAGCGTTGCAGCGACCTGCTCCCCCTCGTCGGTCTTGAAGGCGTGACCAAGCATGTCAGCGGCTATTCCAAGGGGATGCGCCAGCGCCTCGGTCTTGCCAAGGCCCTGCTCAACGAGCCGTCCGTCATCATCCTCGATGAACCGACCGCGAACCTCGACCCGCAGGGCGTCGCCGACTACCGCCGGATCATCAGGGATGTTGCCCGCGAAGGGAAGACGGTGATCGTTTCCTCACATATCCTCGAAGAGGTCAGCAGAGTCAGCACCTCGATTGGGATCCTTTCTGCCGGAAAACTGGTGGCCCAGGGTTCCTGGCAGGACCTTGCCCGGGATCTGTCCGACCGGTCTGCATCCCAGATCACAATCCGGGTGGAGACGCTGGACCCGATACCGGAGTTCCACCACACGGATCTCATCAGCATGAACTATGACCACGACCGGTGCACGGCCGTACTCATCGCCCGCTCGGATATACGGGACGACCTCGCCGGCCACCTCGCACAGAACGGCGTGCGGCTGCGGGGGCTCTCCCGCGAAGGACTGTCGCTTGAAGAGACCTTCCTCTCATATTACCGGATGGCGGAGTGA
- a CDS encoding ATP-dependent helicase, whose product MSKRKEELFQQISSILCYNHHLSHDDCYLLHRYSDSPCKNYKMCRIAEKTLEQLEFIVHSLNENSYLKACPGSGKTEVVGLKTAYEIGKWQKKTRGIAVLTFTNAAVDVIIERVLQFNGSSGISHPHFIGTIDSWLYGYILSPFAHLITHYPGDNEDRSIKIIENSSQAHFLQNRKFSIFSPTFKKGGKIFANQYYMNPECDKIYFSSGNIPTDTIRNNSSLTPGLVEKLSRMKQEFWKSGYLTHQDTEIICYNLLKENIEICKLIVGRFNHIIIDEYQDMSPIKIKIFNLLENQGTVFHFVGDINQSIFNYNNVNFEKNSQLTQKRESKVFLLTKNFRSVQRIVDTCSKIVNNTEDIKGEDDKPRQDHCLVFSYKKDTIPEISNLFESYLSRNNYDVKKSAILVRNNSRKEVILGQVVSNIPKAKVPPIAIYFWSQMDIRLKIESLNLIGKYLAANLFFDKDLNYRNYHCPREIKNYQWRIFLANVLESCNKSDVIADFSKKWTDWKNNYNSIFPKILENYQTQYDWIDSSRFDKSKIKSAPNNEKDSRVIDTIGTNKPQLNSEKSIQVSTIHSAKGKEFDAILLFSSDRSSSSKEGSGYWEDWLNIKNAKGESARLAYVASSRPKFLLAWAIPEKDYKDHNKIEKLKEYGFVPAGPFRNEESLFSFN is encoded by the coding sequence ATGTCTAAAAGAAAAGAAGAATTATTTCAACAAATTTCATCGATACTATGTTATAATCATCACTTGTCTCATGATGATTGTTATTTACTTCATAGATATTCAGATTCTCCATGTAAAAACTATAAAATGTGTAGGATTGCAGAAAAAACACTTGAGCAACTTGAATTCATCGTACATTCTTTAAATGAAAACAGTTATTTAAAGGCATGTCCAGGAAGTGGAAAGACTGAAGTTGTTGGTTTAAAAACTGCATATGAGATCGGGAAATGGCAAAAAAAAACGAGAGGAATTGCAGTTCTTACATTTACTAATGCAGCAGTTGATGTAATAATCGAGCGAGTTCTCCAATTTAATGGCTCATCAGGAATTTCTCATCCCCATTTCATAGGAACCATTGATAGTTGGTTATATGGGTATATTTTAAGCCCATTTGCTCATCTGATTACCCATTATCCTGGGGATAATGAAGATCGGAGCATCAAAATAATTGAAAATTCCAGCCAGGCTCATTTTTTACAAAATCGAAAATTTTCTATATTTTCCCCCACATTTAAAAAAGGTGGCAAAATTTTTGCAAATCAGTATTATATGAATCCTGAATGCGATAAGATCTATTTCTCTTCTGGAAATATTCCCACCGATACAATCAGAAATAATTCCTCCCTAACCCCAGGATTAGTAGAGAAATTGAGTCGGATGAAACAGGAATTTTGGAAATCTGGATATCTTACTCATCAGGATACTGAAATAATTTGTTATAATTTATTAAAAGAAAATATAGAGATATGCAAATTAATCGTAGGTCGATTTAATCATATTATAATAGACGAATACCAAGATATGTCACCAATAAAAATTAAAATTTTTAATTTATTGGAAAATCAAGGAACTGTTTTTCATTTTGTCGGAGATATCAATCAATCAATTTTTAATTATAACAACGTAAATTTTGAAAAAAATTCCCAACTCACTCAAAAAAGAGAAAGCAAAGTTTTTTTGTTAACAAAAAATTTTAGAAGTGTTCAGAGAATCGTAGATACTTGTAGCAAAATTGTTAACAATACTGAAGATATAAAAGGAGAAGATGATAAACCCAGACAAGACCATTGCTTAGTTTTTAGTTATAAAAAAGATACAATTCCAGAAATATCAAATTTATTTGAAAGTTATTTATCGAGAAATAATTATGATGTAAAAAAATCTGCAATTTTAGTAAGGAATAACTCAAGAAAGGAAGTAATACTCGGACAAGTTGTATCCAACATTCCAAAAGCAAAGGTCCCCCCAATTGCGATTTATTTCTGGTCTCAAATGGATATCAGATTGAAAATAGAGTCGTTAAATTTGATAGGAAAATATCTTGCAGCAAATCTTTTTTTCGACAAAGATCTTAATTATCGAAATTATCATTGTCCAAGAGAAATTAAAAATTATCAATGGAGAATTTTTTTAGCAAATGTATTAGAAAGTTGCAACAAATCAGATGTAATTGCAGATTTTTCAAAAAAATGGACAGATTGGAAAAATAATTATAACAGTATTTTTCCTAAAATACTCGAAAATTATCAAACACAATACGATTGGATAGATTCATCAAGATTTGATAAATCCAAGATTAAATCCGCTCCTAATAATGAAAAAGATTCGAGGGTGATAGATACAATTGGTACAAATAAACCGCAATTAAACTCTGAGAAATCAATCCAAGTATCAACAATCCATTCTGCAAAAGGAAAAGAATTTGATGCAATTCTGTTGTTTTCATCTGATCGTTCCTCGTCATCAAAAGAAGGTAGTGGATATTGGGAAGACTGGCTTAACATAAAAAATGCCAAAGGTGAATCAGCACGTTTAGCATATGTTGCCAGTTCACGTCCAAAATTTTTACTTGCTTGGGCAATTCCTGAAAAAGATTACAAAGATCATAATAAAATTGAGAAATTAAAAGAATATGGATTTGTCCCAGCGGGCCCTTTTAGGAATGAAGAATCATTGTTTAGTTTTAATTAA
- a CDS encoding MBL fold metallo-hydrolase — protein sequence MTVFFSSKPVNPVILLHDGDQIAGLVCIHTPGSICLYDPESEVLFTGDTLTTRKGVISISPSAPTHDLMEARESVKRIDLLDVNVFLSGHGVPVTGQVAEKIREYSQR from the coding sequence ATGACGGTCTTCTTTTCATCCAAACCTGTGAATCCGGTTATTCTACTCCATGATGGGGATCAGATAGCCGGGCTTGTGTGTATCCATACACCTGGGAGCATCTGTCTGTATGACCCTGAAAGCGAGGTGTTATTTACTGGAGATACGCTCACGACTAGGAAAGGAGTTATCAGCATCTCTCCTTCGGCGCCAACGCATGATCTGATGGAAGCACGAGAATCGGTGAAGAGGATCGACTTGCTGGATGTGAACGTCTTTCTGTCCGGACATGGGGTACCCGTTACGGGTCAGGTCGCAGAGAAAATACGTGAATATAGTCAGAGATGA
- a CDS encoding HdeD family acid-resistance protein, with protein MEEDISTSAEMTAVVGSMSWWLILIWGIMALIVGLMLVTTPLATAFTLILFIGVYWLIGGIFTLASLFTDRSNWGWKTFLAVISIIAGIGIMSYPIYSSLLVLTVFTTLIGFWGLLIGGTKLYEAFVKKDAGAGVLGLLSIIFGFILLAYPYAGAIALPFIAGIFAILVGISTIFVSFLIKKAQASL; from the coding sequence ATGGAAGAAGACATATCTACAAGCGCTGAAATGACAGCTGTTGTCGGCAGCATGTCATGGTGGCTCATCTTGATCTGGGGAATAATGGCATTGATCGTCGGGCTCATGCTGGTCACAACGCCACTGGCCACCGCCTTTACCTTGATCCTCTTCATCGGAGTATACTGGTTAATTGGAGGTATTTTTACCCTGGCGAGTCTCTTCACGGACCGATCGAATTGGGGATGGAAGACATTCCTGGCAGTTATCAGTATAATAGCCGGAATTGGTATCATGTCGTACCCGATTTACAGTTCGCTTCTGGTCCTGACGGTGTTTACCACCCTGATTGGATTCTGGGGGCTTCTTATCGGAGGTACCAAGTTATACGAAGCCTTCGTAAAGAAGGATGCCGGGGCAGGTGTTCTTGGTCTGCTGAGCATCATTTTCGGTTTCATCCTCCTCGCCTACCCCTATGCAGGAGCAATCGCACTCCCCTTTATTGCAGGGATCTTTGCGATCTTGGTAGGAATATCCACGATATTCGTTTCGTTCCTTATCAAAAAAGCACAGGCTTCACTGTAA
- a CDS encoding SMP-30/gluconolactonase/LRE family protein gives MKPVSFLILLVLLCAVIHTVSAEEMYVFTGTWGTNGSGDGQFNYPQGIAVDGAGNIYVADNGNKQVQKFTSSGTFVTAWGTAGPEDDRFSEPSGIAVDSEGNVYVTDTGKFRVQKFTPTGTLITEWGTEGTGDGQFYSPNAVAVDGEGSVYVTDIRYSGSGPRIQKFTSNGTFVTKWMTYGDEVMYSQPMGIAADSAGSVYVVDLRRDRILKFTSTGTLLSEWGTTGSGDGQFNNPMGIAVDSEGYVYVTEPYANRVQKFTPNGTFVTNWGTEGSGNGQFNNPRGIAVDSAGTVYVVDSNNHRVQIFEQGTTPSLTPTVPPTSTPTMIATPTSTPDGNDTPIATLTTTTFTPSPTVISVTPQTTPYGAGNTIPGRIEAENFDTSGTGAADASYADTTPANEGGAYRPSESVDIEYTAGIGSYDVGWIRAGEYLIYTVQVANTGQYTAQFNAANPDAWSKAVDVYVDGTKFGTVPIGSTGSFTTFTTFAFPISLPAGRHQIKLAFPSDRLNLDYIEFAQGDTPVTTATTPSPTTGSATFIAVPASAPHGSAFMFSVTPSPGKFISSAWWSFDYPAHWNTWNSREVDPTFFYPWAGTYSPHVKLTYTDGTTEEVTRGNYITST, from the coding sequence ATGAAACCAGTATCATTTCTGATTCTCCTGGTTCTGCTCTGTGCCGTTATTCATACTGTCTCTGCTGAAGAGATGTATGTCTTCACCGGGACATGGGGGACCAACGGCTCCGGAGACGGTCAGTTCAATTATCCCCAGGGAATCGCGGTAGACGGTGCCGGAAACATCTACGTGGCTGATAACGGCAACAAACAGGTCCAGAAGTTCACGTCGAGCGGGACGTTTGTTACGGCGTGGGGAACCGCGGGTCCCGAGGACGACAGGTTCAGCGAGCCCAGTGGTATCGCGGTGGATAGTGAGGGAAATGTGTACGTCACGGACACGGGTAAGTTCCGCGTCCAAAAGTTCACGCCGACCGGCACCCTGATCACGGAGTGGGGGACCGAGGGCACCGGCGACGGACAGTTCTACTCCCCCAATGCTGTCGCGGTGGACGGCGAGGGCTCCGTCTACGTCACTGATATTCGTTACTCAGGCAGCGGGCCCCGCATCCAGAAGTTCACGTCGAACGGGACGTTCGTCACGAAGTGGATGACGTATGGCGATGAGGTCATGTATAGCCAGCCGATGGGTATCGCGGCGGACAGTGCGGGCTCAGTCTATGTCGTCGATCTGAGGAGAGATCGTATCCTGAAGTTCACGTCGACCGGTACCCTGCTTTCGGAGTGGGGGACTACGGGCTCTGGGGACGGTCAGTTCAACAACCCGATGGGTATCGCGGTGGACAGCGAGGGTTACGTCTATGTCACGGAACCCTACGCCAACCGGGTCCAGAAGTTCACGCCGAACGGGACGTTCGTCACGAATTGGGGGACCGAGGGCTCTGGGAACGGTCAGTTCAACAACCCGAGGGGTATCGCGGTCGACAGTGCGGGCACTGTCTATGTCGTCGACAGTAATAATCACCGGGTTCAGATATTCGAACAAGGAACGACGCCGTCGCTGACGCCGACCGTACCCCCAACATCCACGCCGACGATGATTGCAACACCGACATCTACACCGGATGGGAATGATACACCCATAGCCACGCTGACGACAACCACGTTCACGCCGTCACCGACGGTGATTTCGGTGACGCCACAGACGACACCCTATGGTGCCGGCAACACCATCCCCGGGCGGATCGAGGCGGAGAACTTCGATACGAGCGGCACCGGGGCGGCCGACGCATCCTACGCTGACACAACCCCCGCGAACGAGGGCGGTGCATACCGCCCGTCCGAGAGTGTCGACATCGAGTATACGGCCGGCATCGGGTCGTACGACGTCGGCTGGATTCGCGCTGGCGAATACCTGATATACACGGTCCAGGTCGCGAACACGGGTCAATATACGGCGCAATTCAACGCCGCAAACCCTGATGCGTGGAGCAAGGCGGTCGACGTATACGTCGACGGTACGAAGTTCGGCACGGTGCCGATCGGCAGTACCGGCTCGTTTACGACCTTTACGACGTTCGCCTTCCCGATCTCGCTTCCTGCCGGCAGGCACCAGATCAAGCTCGCCTTCCCATCCGATCGCCTGAACCTGGACTACATCGAGTTCGCACAGGGCGACACCCCGGTTACGACCGCCACGACTCCATCCCCGACGACGGGGTCGGCGACCTTCATCGCTGTTCCGGCATCGGCTCCTCACGGTTCCGCGTTCATGTTCTCCGTGACCCCGTCGCCTGGCAAGTTCATCAGCTCGGCCTGGTGGTCGTTCGACTACCCAGCCCACTGGAACACCTGGAACTCGCGGGAGGTCGACCCGACGTTCTTCTATCCGTGGGCGGGCACCTACAGCCCGCATGTGAAACTGACCTACACGGACGGCACGACTGAAGAGGTCACCAGAGGCAATTACATCACTTCTACCTGA
- a CDS encoding cache domain-containing protein, whose protein sequence is MTVRQFLIVASMLVMMILAAGCIQSPQPAVNATSPPAGTTTGVSAYPSPPANITNTTGLIAFVHRAADYARENGKAKAIAAFNNPNGSFVAGNLYIFAEDYNGTALAEPLEPGIVGTNISGMTDSFGTPLVRNLEETARFGRGFVSYAYPNPGKNATVESKLSVVEDVDGTYYVGAGIYASDADIYPSVVLNMSGKQPGVDDLVTYIRNATASARANGREKALATFNDPNGSTIRGQLAVMAFDMNGTTLAGPPYAADVAANRINLINYQDPDGVDTIRGMREIARNGGGFLYTVARVTVDGKDIYLPKIDYMEPVNNTWWLFAGIIDPAYTGVVTGNLTGLPVRNETRTEVYALVNEAVAYAQANGKEKTLAAIDNPHGPFVRGNLSVWAESTDGTVLADPYWKTGIGKNFIDDFDRYGMNTTKVGLEAMQNGTGFSHALFPDTSVNGTTLIPKLIYQKAVDESWWIGSGLYGVEVR, encoded by the coding sequence ATGACCGTCCGTCAGTTCCTCATCGTCGCATCCATGCTCGTCATGATGATCCTCGCCGCCGGCTGCATCCAGAGTCCCCAGCCGGCAGTGAACGCAACATCGCCACCCGCCGGAACCACCACCGGCGTCTCCGCTTACCCATCGCCGCCGGCGAATATCACGAACACCACCGGTCTGATCGCCTTCGTCCACCGGGCGGCCGACTACGCTCGCGAGAACGGGAAGGCGAAGGCCATCGCCGCCTTCAACAATCCGAACGGGTCCTTCGTGGCCGGCAACCTCTACATCTTTGCCGAGGACTACAACGGGACCGCCCTCGCCGAGCCGCTCGAGCCCGGGATCGTTGGCACCAATATATCAGGGATGACCGACTCCTTCGGGACCCCGCTGGTCCGGAACCTCGAGGAGACCGCACGCTTCGGCCGGGGCTTCGTGAGTTACGCCTATCCGAACCCCGGGAAGAACGCCACGGTCGAATCCAAACTCTCGGTCGTCGAGGACGTGGACGGGACCTACTATGTGGGCGCCGGGATCTATGCCTCCGACGCCGATATCTACCCCTCGGTCGTCCTGAACATGTCAGGGAAGCAGCCCGGCGTCGACGACCTGGTCACCTATATCAGGAATGCGACCGCCTCTGCACGGGCGAACGGAAGAGAGAAGGCCCTCGCCACCTTCAACGACCCGAACGGCTCCACCATCCGTGGACAGCTCGCGGTCATGGCCTTCGACATGAACGGTACGACCCTGGCCGGCCCGCCCTACGCCGCCGACGTGGCGGCGAACCGAATCAACCTGATCAACTACCAGGACCCCGACGGCGTCGACACGATCCGCGGGATGCGGGAGATCGCGAGAAACGGAGGGGGATTCCTCTACACGGTCGCACGGGTCACCGTGGACGGAAAGGACATCTATCTCCCGAAGATCGATTATATGGAGCCGGTGAATAACACCTGGTGGCTCTTCGCCGGGATCATCGATCCGGCGTATACCGGGGTCGTCACCGGGAACCTGACCGGCCTCCCTGTTCGGAACGAGACCAGGACTGAGGTCTACGCCCTCGTAAACGAGGCCGTCGCCTATGCACAGGCGAACGGGAAGGAGAAGACCCTCGCAGCGATCGACAACCCTCACGGGCCGTTTGTCAGGGGCAACCTCTCCGTCTGGGCGGAGTCGACCGACGGCACGGTCCTCGCCGACCCCTACTGGAAAACCGGCATCGGGAAGAACTTCATCGACGACTTCGATCGCTATGGCATGAATACGACGAAGGTCGGACTCGAAGCCATGCAGAACGGTACCGGGTTCTCCCATGCACTCTTCCCCGACACCTCGGTGAACGGGACGACCCTGATACCGAAACTGATCTATCAGAAGGCCGTCGACGAATCCTGGTGGATCGGGAGCGGATTGTATGGCGTGGAAGTACGGTGA
- a CDS encoding NEW3 domain-containing protein yields MMTGFGYTNQGGANPLLIISLIIVAGVLLLLPEPASADQSFSQDTDIAISCDLPGQVIEAGTTTTFDLNILNRGEEINRNIWCESSDSGKYGWEVRFKDGDTEINKISLPTNGSKSIKLVVDTSSETPVGEYALRVHIGDGWYWVYMTISKTHIGEKGTLQLSVADKDGEKIKGAQVAIIRNSDQVNIDQVMSTSDGKVSTDVPPGKYTLRIGRAGYKDVEKKDIQIKGGNTTDAGTVMLEKNQFAAEITLNSPVITTTADTKPRYDLTIHNIGKSDDTFRLGSENLSQGWYVRYEAKAAPGTDISEVFLKSGEEKAMVVEAIPPQNVTVGDYQIPLVIDSSATSYAENLTAKIKGSYELKVYADQYQYSVNKGDSLTFSIRLTNTGNAGTLTNVSTVISAPDGWNADISPETIAGIPPGESATVKLRIVPPGNIVASEYKVSVKVTSDQTEKSDDFRVVVHEQSLIAIFGIALLLLIGSGVYYMFRKYNRR; encoded by the coding sequence ATGATGACCGGGTTCGGATACACAAACCAGGGGGGGGCAAATCCTCTCCTCATCATCAGCCTGATCATCGTTGCAGGAGTTCTTCTTCTCCTCCCAGAGCCGGCCTCGGCGGACCAGTCTTTTTCGCAGGATACCGATATCGCCATATCCTGCGATCTCCCCGGACAGGTGATTGAGGCGGGGACGACCACAACATTCGACCTGAATATCCTGAATCGCGGAGAGGAGATCAACAGGAATATATGGTGTGAATCGTCCGATAGTGGAAAGTACGGATGGGAGGTCCGGTTCAAGGATGGGGATACGGAGATCAACAAGATCTCTCTCCCTACGAACGGATCAAAATCCATCAAACTGGTTGTCGACACGAGTTCGGAGACCCCGGTTGGTGAATATGCCCTTCGGGTCCATATTGGAGACGGCTGGTACTGGGTGTATATGACCATCTCCAAGACCCATATCGGGGAGAAAGGGACGCTTCAACTCAGTGTTGCCGATAAGGATGGCGAGAAGATCAAGGGAGCACAGGTAGCCATCATCAGGAATTCGGATCAAGTCAACATCGACCAGGTGATGAGCACCTCCGATGGGAAAGTTTCAACTGATGTCCCGCCGGGGAAGTACACCCTCCGGATCGGCCGGGCCGGCTATAAGGATGTGGAGAAGAAAGATATCCAGATCAAAGGCGGGAACACGACCGATGCAGGAACGGTGATGCTGGAGAAGAACCAGTTCGCTGCTGAGATCACCCTCAACTCCCCGGTGATCACGACCACGGCCGACACGAAACCCCGGTACGACCTGACGATCCATAACATTGGGAAGAGCGATGACACGTTCCGCCTCGGTTCCGAAAATCTATCACAGGGCTGGTACGTCCGGTACGAGGCTAAAGCCGCCCCCGGGACGGATATCTCAGAGGTCTTCCTCAAGAGCGGGGAGGAGAAGGCGATGGTCGTCGAGGCAATCCCACCGCAAAATGTCACGGTGGGTGATTACCAGATCCCGCTCGTTATCGATTCGTCAGCGACATCCTATGCCGAGAACCTGACAGCAAAGATCAAGGGAAGTTACGAACTCAAGGTATACGCCGACCAGTACCAGTATTCTGTGAACAAGGGAGACTCCCTCACCTTCAGTATCCGCCTGACAAATACCGGCAATGCCGGAACCCTCACGAATGTCAGCACCGTCATATCTGCGCCGGACGGCTGGAACGCCGATATCTCTCCCGAAACGATCGCCGGTATTCCCCCGGGAGAGTCCGCCACCGTGAAACTGCGGATCGTCCCCCCGGGAAATATCGTGGCAAGTGAGTACAAGGTCTCGGTGAAGGTGACCTCGGACCAGACTGAGAAGAGCGATGATTTCCGGGTCGTCGTGCATGAACAGTCACTCATCGCAATCTTCGGGATTGCCCTTCTCTTGCTCATAGGGAGCGGGGTGTATTACATGTTCAGGAAATACAACCGTCGATGA